The genomic region GCCCATAAACGTACGCTCTTTCCACTTTGAAATATCAGGCGCTGTGTACGCAACAGTTGCTGTTTTTTCGGTAGTTGTACTGGCTTGGTGTTTTACATTATCTACGGTGAGCACATCACCGCGTTTAATACTTGAAGTCGCTTTACCCACTAAAACGCCATACATATAAATCTTACTTTCTGGTTCAAGATCGACCATCGTGATTTTATGCTTAGCTTTTACATCAGACAAAACGATTACTTCTTCACCTTCAAAATCTAACTTATCACCTTGCCATAAATCGGTTAACGCAATCGCAACATTATCTTCGGGATGTACTTTTATTAATTTATTCTTCATCTTCTTCAATTTTTAGCCCTTCAAAATTTTTGGCCTTCGTAGGGTTTTTATCGTCTTCCAGACCTCAAAGGTTGGTCCTGTATAGCTATCCGGACTGTGATAAAATTGCAGGTTTACTTCCCTGCAAACTTTTTATAACCTTCTTCTATGCCTTTGGTTTCAATCAATTCCAACGCCATTGCTACCTGATCTTTTAATCCCGGAACTTGCGTTAAATCCTGATCCCAGAATTTTTCTTTTTTCAGTGCTTGCTCACTTATTTCCTGATAACTATGCAACTCCCAAATCCGTTTTAATTCGGTCACGATACTTTCATCATCGTTGATGGGAAGGTTTTGATTGTTCCATTCTCCTTTGTAAAACCGAATTAAACAAGCAAAAGCAAAGCTTAAATGTAAAGGTAATCGATTACATTTCGTTTGGAAAGCTAACAAACTTGGTAACACCCTGACCTTAAATTTTGAAACGGAATTTAAAGCGATACTCGCCAATTGATGTTTGATAAACGGATTTCTAAATCGATCTAAGACCTCTTCAGCGAATGTTTTTAATTCTTCTTCAGGTAAGGAAAGTGTGGGAATAATTTCATTGAAAATAGCTTCTCTTACAAAAGCTCCGGTAAATTCGTGATCTACCGTTTCTTTAACGGTTTCATTTCCGAAGAGTAAAGAAAAAGGAACCATCGTGGTATGTGCACCATTTAAAATTCGAACTTTTCGGGTTCGGTAAGGCTGCATATCTTCTACCACTAAAATGTTTTCATCGATTTGATCGAACGGAATTTTTGCTTTTAATTCTTCCCCGCCTTCAATCACCCACAGTAAAAATACTTCTGCGGAAACAATCAATTTATCTTCTAATTCTAATTTGCTTTGGTAACTTTCGATATCATCTTTTGGATAACCGGGAACAATACGATCTACCAGCGTGTTATGAAAGCTGTTGCTGTTATTGATCCAATTTACAAAATCGGATTCCAACTCCCATAACTCGGCATATTGAAGGATAATTTTCTTTAAAGTATCGGCATTGTAATTAATTAATTCACACGGAATGATCGTTAATCCTTTTGCTTTATCTCCTTTAAAATGTTGAAATCTTTTATACAATAATACAGTTAATTTGGCCGGAAAACTGTTGTGCGGCGTTCCCTCTAAAGTGTCTGACTCGTCATAAGCGATTCCGGCTTCTGTAGTATTCGAAATAATAAATTCTAAGCTTTCTTCTTCGGCTAATTTTAAATATTCATCGTAATCCTTATAGGGATTTATTCCTTTCTGAACACAGGAAATGGTACGCTGCTCCTGAATTTCTTCGCCTTGCTTTACACCTTTCATAAAAAGGTTGTACAACCCGTCTTGTTCATTCAGTAGTTCTACTAATCCAACAGCTAAAGGCTGAATGACGGCAACACCGGCATTAAAATTGGCTTCTTTATTTAATTTATCAATCACAAAATCGACAAAGCCCCTTAAAAAGTTTCCTTCGCCAAACTGAACCACTTTTATAGGTAAAGGCTCTGTGATATTGGCGTTTCGTCTATTTAATATTTTCATTTTGTATAAATTCTCTAAGCATTTTATTCAAATAAACCTGGTAACCACAGGCTTATTTGTGGTAAATAAGTAACTAATAACAGGATAATTGCCATGGCTATATAAAGTGGCAGCAAGGGTTTCATTACTTTTTGAATAGTGGTTTTAGCCACTCCTACTCCAATAAATAATACCGATCCTACCGGTGGGGTACATAAGCCTACACATAAATTCATGACCATAATCATCCCGAAATGAACCGGATCTACCCCTAGACTTTTCATAATAGGTAAGAAAATAGGGGTGAAAATTAAGATAGCCGGCGTCATATCCATAAATGTGCCTACAAAAAGCAGTAGTAAATTAATGATGATAAGAATCACATATTTATTATCACTCAAACCTAGTAAGGCATCGCTTACCGTCTGCGGAATATTTTCAAAAGACATCACCCAGGACATTCCCATGGAAGTGGCGATTAATAATAAGACAATTGAAGTGGTGACTACCGAACTTAAAAAGATTTTGTGTAATTTATTTAAGTTGATTTCCCTGTAAATAATGGCCAGAATTAGAGTGTATAAAACGGCAATTCCGGAAGCCTCTGTCGCGGTAAAAATCCCGGAAACGATTCCGCCTATTACAACTACCAACAGTAACAAACTGGGTAAGGCATCTAAAAAGGTAGTGACGATTTTCTTGGCACTGGTTTTTTCTCCCGGTGGGTATTTTTTCTTTTTAATCCAAACGGCAGCGACTAACATTAGCGCTAATCCCATTAAAATTCCTGGAATATAACCGGCTAAAAATAAACTCGCAATCGAAACTCCACCACTCGCCAATGAATAGACAATTAATACGTTGGAAGGCGGAATAATCAATCCGGTGGTGGATGCAGTTACATTAATGGCAGCACCAAATTCTTTGGAATACTTTTCTTTTTCCATCGGTGGCCCTAAGATTCCTCCAATGGCTGAAGCAGCTGCTACTGCTGATCCTGAAATGGCTCCAAAAAGCATCGCTGCGATGACGTTTACATAAATTAATCCGCCAGGCATCGAACCAATAAGGGCTTTCGCAAAATTAATAAGCCGATGGGCAATCCCACCCTGATTCATAATTTGTCCTGCGAGAATAAAAAACGGAATAGCCAATAAGGAAAAACTGTCCAGCCCCGTTGCCATTCGTTGTGCCATTGTAGTAAATGCCGCAAGCGAATCTATAGAAACGGCTAAAGTTAATAAACAGGAAATACCAATAGACCAGGCTACAGGAACCCCTATACTTAACAGGATTAAAAACGAAATGACCAACAATAATATTTCTGCAATCATAGCAAGTATTTTTTAGGCTTGAACACTTCATTCAATTTATAGACAATAATCAGGATACCACTTATAGGCAACACTGCATACACTACCGATAAGGGTAAATTTAAGGCTGCGGAAGTTTGCCCCAACAAATAACTGATGTACACCAAATTACCGCCACCAATAATTAACGCAGATACCGCAAATAGAATAATTAGAATGTTGATGCCTATTCGCAGGCGAATACGATTGCGCTCATTTAACTTAGGCGGAAGTATATTAATGGCTAAATGTTCTTGTTGTCCTGAAGCATAAGCGGCTCCTAAAATTCCGATCCAAATCATTAAATATCGGGCAATCTCCTCGGTTACGGAACTTGGATTCTGTAGCACATATCGAGAAAACACCTGCCATAAAACGGCAAGTACAATAAAAGCCATTAAAAAGACCAATATGCTTCCCAATATTTTATCTAATATTTTTTTCATCATTCACTATTATTTTACAGCTTGAATGGCTTCAATGGTTTTCTTCATCTGCGGGTCTTTCTTAAATTCATCATACATTGGTTGAACCATTTCCCTAAATTGTTCTTTTTCTGGATAAGTAACTTTTACGCCAGCCTTTTTTATTTCTTCTAAGGCATGCAATTCGGCTTCACGCCAAATCTTTTTTTCATATTCTGAAGATTCCATCGCTGCTTCCTTTAACCATTTTTGCTCTTGTTTTGAAAGTTTATCCCAAACTATGGTACTTATTAAAAGTTCATCCGGAAGCGCCGTATGCTCATCGACCATATAATGCTTACACACTTCGTAATGGTAGGACAGGTAAAAACTGGGCAGGTTATTTTCAGCGCCATCTACAATTCCCTGTTGTAATGCGGTATACAATTCTCCCCAACTTACGGGAGTTGGTGAACCTCCCAAATATTTTACCATATTAATGGCAGTCTGGCTTTCCATTACCCGTATTTTCTGCCCTTTTAAATCTGCAGGGGAATTTAATGCTTGGGTACTGTAAAAACTTCTACTTCCGGCATCGTAAAAAGTCAATCCTTTCAAACGATTTCGCACACTGGCCTCTAATAAATTTTCACCTATTTTACTTTCTAAAACTTTAAACCGATGTTCGCGGTCTTTAAATAAAAAGGGTAAGCCAAACACTTTTAATTCGGGAGCAAAATTTTCTACGACACCGGTTGAGACTTTGGTCATTCCTAAACTACCGATTTGTAAAAGCTCTACCAGTTCCCTTTCGGTGCCTAGTTGCTGACTTGGATAAATGACAACTTTTAATTGGCCTTTGGACTTTTCTTCAACTCGATCTGCCATAAATTTCATGGCTTTATGTACGGGATGGGTGACGTCCAAGCCGTGCCCCAGACGAATGACCTGGTTTTTTCTTTCTTCTTTACAAGCTGAAAAAACCAAAGTAAAAGCCAGTAGAACACTTACTGCTGTTTTCCTTTTGGTTGAAATCATTTCTTTAAACTTTCTACAATTTGAAGGGCTTCCTGGACCTTCTCCTCTATTTTCTTCAAATCGAAACTACCGTCCTCTTTTTTCTGAAATAATTTAGAACCAATACCTACGCAATGAACTCCGGCCGAAAACCATTCTTTTAAATTTTCTTCGGTAGGAGAAACACCACCGGTAGGCATAATACTAGACCAGGGTAAAGGGCCTTTTACGGCTTTCACAAATGAAGGTCCGCCCACTTGGGAACCGGGAAAAATCTTAACGACTTCAGCGCCCAGTTCTTCAGCATAATTAATTTCGGTTACCGAACCACAACCCGGCATCCAGGCTACTTTTCTACGGTTACAGTTTTTTGCCATTTCAGCATTGATTAATGGGGAAACGATGAAGTTTGCGCCCAACTGAAGATATAAAGCGGTAGTTCCTGCATCGATCACCGAACCTACGCCCAACATCATTCCAGGTAATTCTTTAGTGGCGTATTTCACCAGCTCGGCGAATACCTCGTGGGCAAAATCCCCGCGATTGGTAAACTCGAACACACGAGCGCCGCCGTCATAGCAGGCTTTTAAAATATCTTTACAGGTTTGCACATCGGCGTGATAAAACACAGGAACAATCCCGGTTGCTTTCATTTGCTCTGCTACTGCTATTCTTGAATATTGTGCCATTTGATAATGGTTATAGGTTAATTTATTGTTTTTTTATTACTTCTCTCTACTTTTTTGTCATTACCAAAAAAGCAGCAACCCCACCTGCTGGACGGGCAGGTTTCCGGATAAAGCGAACGTTTTGATTCTTTCTTACTGTTACTAAAATCTAGCGTCTCTAGTATATATTCTATTCTCTCTTTTCTCAATTCTTGTCAGGTCGAGTGAATTTCAATCACTATTGAAATTTGTATCGAGACCTCGTTCCTCATTACTTCTCGATACTATTTTATCTCCGCTAACGCTACAATAAAATCACTCGAAGTGACGGTAGAGTTCAAGGTTGAAAAGTTGAAGGTTAAAAGTTATTTTTTCTTATCTACATCTTCACATCAACATATCTTCAAATTTTCTTGTTTCTAGAGTCTAGACTTTATATTCTAAATACTCAATTCTCATTACTTAATTCTAATTTCAATTTCCCCTCTGTCTTCGATATCATTGCCCCTACATCGTAATTACTTAGCCGTCGTTTTAACGCTTGTCTTGGTTCTTTACTCCTGATTCTTATTCCTCCAGTCTTTTCTAGTTTCTCAATTCTTGTCAGGTCGAGTGAATTTCAATCACTATTGAAATTTGTATCGAGACCTCGTTGCTCATTACTTCTCGATACTATTTTATCTCCGCTATCGCTACAATAAAATCACTCGAAGTGACAGTAGAGTTTAAGGTTGAAAGGTTAAAAGTTGTTTTTTCTTATCTACATCTTCACATCAACTTATCTTCAAATTTTCTTGTTCTGGAGTCTAGACTTTATATTCTAAATACTCAATTCTCATTACTTAATTCTAATTTCAATTTCCGCTCTGGCTTCGATATCATTGCTCCTACATCGTAATTACTTAGCCACCGCTACAGTTAAGTTCAAAGTTGAAAAGTTAAAGATTTAAAGTTATGTTTTTCATTTTCAAATCATCTTTCTTTTTCTCGATTGAACGAGATCTCTCTCCCGATAGCTATCGGGATTGTTGATATGACACTCATCTTATTTCTTGTTTCCTGCTTCCAGAATCAAGACCCTCTGTCTGTATTCTATTCTCTCGTCTATGTTTTCTCAATTCTTGTCAGGTCGAGTAAATTTCAATCACTATTGAAATTTGTATCGAGACCTTGTTTCTTATTACTTCTCGATACGATTTTATTTCCGCTAACGCTGCCATAAAATCACTCGAAGTGACACTTCTTGTTTCTTGTTCTTTCTCTATTTTCTAACTTCTCAATTCTAACTTCCTACCTTTTCATTCCACTCTGGCTTCGGTACCATTGCTCCTATGTCGCAATCACTCAGCCGCCGCTTTGACGTCTTGGTTCTTGGTTCCTGATTCTATCTTCTAAAACCTAGCGTCTATTTCCTAATACCTAACTACTAGTAACTATTCTTTCACCAAATACTTCGGTAAATCGGTTACTTTCTCACAGCAAACCTGTTCTAAGACTTGTTGCAATTGCATTTTTAACATTGCTATGGTATGGTCACCGCCTTGATCGCCTAAAGCACCCACGCCGTACATAAAGGAACGACCAAGAAAGCTGAAATCGGCTCCACTGCTCATTACCCGCGCGATATCCGGACCCGAACGGATCCCACTGTCCATCATTACCGTAATGCGGTCTTTATATTTTTCAGCGATATTTGAAAGTGGTTTAATGGTCGATTCCCCAGCGTCCAATTGACGACCGCCGTGATTGGAAACGATAATTCCGTCAAAACCTAAACGGATGGCTTCCTCTACATCTTCATCGGAAACTACACCTTTTAAGACCAGTTTACCTTTCCATAAATCACGTAAGGGTTTAATTTTTTCTTCATTTAACCGACCAGAAAAAGTGGCATTCATCCAGGCGCCGAGCTGTTTAATGCTCATTCCCTTATCCATATATTTTTTCATCGTGGCAAAGTTGGGCGCACCGTGCTTTAGAGTTTGTAATGCCCAAGCTGGTTTTCCCATCACCTGCAATACATTCCTAAAATTCATTTGTGGTGGCATTGCCAGGCCGTTTCTAATTTCTTTTGGACGGTAGCCAAATGTGGGCACATCACATAAAATCACCAATACCGGTACTTCAGCGGCTTCAGCGCGTTTTAAAATATCGTCACGCAACCAGTCTTCGGTAGGATGATAGAGCTGAAACCAGGCACGGCCTTCTGTGAGCTCGCTGGCACGCTCGATGCTAGTAGTAGTGACGGTACTTAAAATAAACGGAATGTTATGCTTTAAAGAGGCCTTTGCTAAAATTTCGGGCGCATTGGGCCACATTAAGCCTTGTAAGCCGATAGGGGAAATTCCAAAAGGCGCGTCGTATTTGATACCGAATAACTCGGTTTCTAATTTTGAATTACTGTAATTTTTCAGGTATCGGGGTTTTAACTGAATTTCCCTGATTTCATCAGTATTTCTTTTTATGTTGATATTTTCGTTACAGCCTCCGTCTAAATACTCAAAAGCAAAACGCGGCATACGCTTTTGGGCACGCTCCCGAAGCGATTCTATAGATGGATATTCGGTGTTAAATGGAAAGGCCATTGTTTCTTGTTTATAGCTTAGCTGTTTGTTTTAAGCTTTTTTGTTATTTATAATTCTTCAGCACCGCTTTGGCTTCTTAGCCGCCGCTAAAGGAGCGTTCAAAGTTGAAAAGTTTAAGGTTTAAAGTTGTGTTTTCTTCATTTTCAAATCATCTTGATCCCTGTTTCTTATTTCTTGCTTTCAGAATCAAGACTCTAAAATCTAAAGTCTATTTTCTATATTCTATTCTCTATTTTCCTCACCCATTGTCAGGTCGAGTGAATTTCAATCACTATTGAAATTTGTATCGAGACCTCATTCCCCATTACTTCTCGATACTATTTTATTTCCGCTATCGCTACAAAAAAAATCACTCGAAGTGACAGTAGAATTCAAGGTTGAAAAGTTGAAAGTTAAAAGTTATTTTTTCTTATCTACATCTTCACATCAACATATCTTCAAATTTTCTTGTTTCTAGAGTCTAGACTTTATATTCTAAATACTCAATTCTCATTACTTAATTCTAACTTCAATTTCCGCTCTGGCTTCGATACAATTGCTCCTGCGTCGCAATCACTCAGTCGCCGCTAAAGGAGCGTTCAAAGTTGAAAAGTTAAAGGTTTAAAGTTGTGTTTTCTTCATTTTCAAATTGACACATTTTCAAATCATCTTGATCCCTGTTTCTTATTTCTTGCTTTCAGAATCAAGACTCTAAAATCTAAAGTCTATTTTCTATATTCTATTCTCTATTTTCCTCACCCATTGTCAGGTCGAGTGAATTTCGATGATAATTGAAATTTGTATCCAGACCTCGCTCCCCATTACTTCTCGATACTATTTTATTTCCGCTATCGCTACAAAAAAATCACTCGAAGTGACAGTAGCGTTCAAAGTTGAAAAGTTGAAAGTTAAAAGTTATTTTTTCTTATCTACATCTTCACATCAACATATCTTCAAATTTTCTTGTTTCTAGAGTCTAGACTTTATATTCTAAATACTCAATTCTCATTACTTAATTCTAACTTCAATTTCCGCTCTGGCTTCGATACAATTGCTCCTGCGTCGCAATCACTCAGTCGCCGCTAAAGGAGCGTTCAAAGTTGAAAAGTTAAAGGTTTAAAGTTGTGTTTTCTTCATTTTCAAATTGACACATTTTCAAATCATCTTGATCCCTGTTTCTTATTTCTTGCTTCCGGAATCAAGACTCTAAAATCTAACGTCTATTTTCTATTCTCTATTTTCCTCATCTACCGTCAGGTCGAGTGAATTTCGATGATAATTGAAATTTGTATCCAGACCTCGTTTCTTATTACTTCTCGGTACTATTTTATTTCCGCTATCGCTACAAAAAAATCACTCGAAGTGACAGTAGCGTTCAAAGTTGAAAAGTTAAAGATTTAAAGTTATGTTTTTCATTTTCAAATCTACTTTCTTTTCTCAGTTATACGCGATCTCTCTTCCGATAGCTATCGTAATTGTTGATATGACACTCATCTTATTTCTTGTTTCCTGCTTCCAGAATCAAGACTCTCTCGTCTATTCTCTATATTCTCTTCTATCTTTTTCTACTTTCTAACTCCTAAATTCTAACTTCAGCTCTCGCTTTGGCTTCAATACAATTGCTCCTTAGATCGCAATCACTCAGTCGCCGTTCCTACCTTTTTATCCTCCCACCGGTGCTTCCTTCAATGACTTCCAACACTTCTTCTGGGCTTACCAGATTGGCATCACCTAAAATGGTGTGTTTTAAGGCACAGGCGGCATTGGCGAAATTCAGGGCTTGTTGATCGTCAAAATGAATTAAGCCATAAATAAGTCCGGCGGCATAGGCATCTCCAGTCCCAATCCGGTCAACTACATTGGTGATTTCTAATTGTTGGGTTTCAATATATTCGCTACCCGTCCACGCACGACCATAGATTTTTTGCCAAGAAGCACTCACGCCATCGCGAATTTTATCAAACACTTTTTCGATAGAAGGACAAGCTTCTAGTAAAGCTTTGCTTGCCTCGATAAAACCTTCTTTAGAAAAATCGAAATCGGTTTTTAGAATCTCATTAATTTCATTAACGCCACCCACAAAAATGGTTGACATCCCTACCAGTTCTTTTAAAATTTCGTGACCGTCTTTTCCATATTTCCAAAGATTACTTCGGTAAGCAGGATCTGCGGTTACGGCAATTCCTTTTTCCCGAGCAACCTGCAAACCTTCTTTTAAGGTTTGGTAAGCGCCTTCTGAAATAGCTGGAGAAATTCCAGTCCAATGTAAAAAACCGGCACCTTCTAGCACTTCTTCCCAATTAACACTTTCGGGAGTGATATTGGCAAAACTTCCGTGTAAACGATTATAGGCAATTTTACTAGCACGTAATCCTGAACCGACTTCTAAAAAGTAAATTCCCAATGGATGATCTACTTTATTGACGGCGGAGACATCGATCCCAAACTGGCGCATCGCTGCAATAGCAGCATCGCCTACCAAATCCTTAGAGACATTGGTTACTTGTTGGGTTTTCTCGCCAAAATAGGCTAAGGAAGCCGCGACGTTCATCTCGGTGCCCCCAAAGTAAAAATCCATTGTTTTTGCCTGCGGAAGCTTCCTGTTTTCTGCAGGCGATAAACGCATTAGAACTTCCCCGAAGGAAACGATTTTTTTATGTTGTTTTGAGTTTTTCATTTAAAAGTTGAAATAATCCTTGGCATTTCCATAGCAAATATTGGCAATGGCACTTCCTACCAAATCCATATCCTGGGGTAATTCACTCGAATCCATTTCTTTTCCGAAGAGGTTACACAACACCCTTCTAAAATATTCGTGCCTTGGGAACGAAAGGAAGCTTCTGGAATCGGTTAACATCCCAATAAAACAGCTAATTAAGCCCATATTGGAAAGCGCATTCATTTGCTTTTCCATTCCGTCCTTCTGGTCCAAAAACCACCAACCCGAGCCCCATTGTACTTTGCCTTTTACGCTGCCATCGTTAAAGTTACCAATCATGGTGGCAAATACTTCATTATCGGCAGGATTCAGATTATATAAAATAGTTTTGGTCAGTTTATCTTTTCCATCTAAGGTATTCAAAAATCGGGACAATTTTTCGGCCTGACTATAATCGCCTATCGAATCCCAACCGGTATCGGGTCCGAGTTGCGCTAACATCCGTTTGTTGTTATTCCGAAGCGCGCCTAAATGGAATTGTTGCACCCATCCAAATTGATGGTAGCTTTCACTTAAAAACAGTAAAATCGCAGTTTTAAATTTTTCAGCATCTGTGACTGAAATCTCTTTTCCGGAAAGCTTGTTTTTAAAAATCGTATTGATTTCAGCTTCGGTAAATTCAGCAAAAGACATCGCGTTTAATCCGTGATCGCACAATTTACAGCCATTTTCATCAAAATACTCGATACGCTTCTGTAACGCATCTTTTAAATCTTGAAAACTCTGAATATCAACCTCAGCAACTTTTCCTAATTCTTGTAGATAATCGGTGTAGCCTTCTGCATCAATCAAGATGGATTTATCGGGACGAAAAGCGGTACTTACTTTAATGCCAATATTTTGTTGCTTGATGCTTTGGTGATGTTTTAAATCGTCTGTAGGATCTTCAGTAGTACAAAGCGTTTCCACATTCATCTGCTTTAACAATCCTCTACACGAATTTTCTTGTTGCTGCAATTGTGCATTTACGTTTTTATAAATGGTAGAAGCATTGTTTTCATTCAGCAATTCATCAATCCCGAAATAACGTTTTAATTCTAAATGCGTCCAATGATACAATGGATTGCGAAGCGTGTGCGGAACGGTTTTCCCCCAGGCTTCAAATTTTTCTTGATCACTGGCATCACCGGTAATGTATTTTTCATTGACCCCCAAGGTTCGCATCGCACGCCACTTGTAATGATCGCCGTTAAGCCAAACACGAGAAATATTTTCAAATTGTGTATCGGCCTCAATTTGCGCGGGAGTTAGGTGGTTATGATAATCGATAATCGGTTGGTTTTTGGCATACTGATGGTATAATTCTTCAGCATATTTATTTTCCAACAAAAAATTATCTGTTATAAATGTCTTTGTACTCATTTGTTTTGTTTCTGTTTAACGTCCCATCCAACCGCCATCGACGGTAAGGATGCTTCCGGTCATATAATCACTGGCTTTGGAAGCGAGAAAGGTAATTGGTCCTTTAAAGTCTTCTGGTTTTCCCCAACGACCTGCAGGGATTCTTGCTAAAATCGCTTCGCTACGCTCTTCATTATCGCGTAAAGCTTGTGTATTATCGGTAGCAATATAACCGGGCGCGATGGAATTCACCTGAACACCTTTAGATGCCCACTCATTTGAAAATGCCATCGTTAACTGGCCAATAGCGCCTTTGGAAGCGGCATAACCGGGAACGGTAATCCCGCCCTGAAAGGTTAGTAAGGAAGCGGTAAAAATTACTTTTCCGTGTCCGCGTTTCAACATTTCTTTTCCGATTTCCCGGGTTAAAATGAACTGTGCGTTCTGGTTGACTTCAATTACTTTATCCCAATATTCATCGGAATGTTCGGCTGCCGGGGCTCTTAAAATGGTTCCGGCATTATTGACTAATATATCTATTTGTGGATTTTCAGCTTTTACTTTTTCGATAAAGGCATACAATGCTTTACGGTCTGAAAAATCACATTGGTAGGCTTTAAACTCCTTCCCTATTTCTTTAACGCGCTTCTCGATTTTAGAACCTTCTAATTCTAAGGAAGCTGAAACGCCTAAAATATTAGCGCCGGCTTCGGCTAAAGCTTCG from Zunongwangia profunda SM-A87 harbors:
- a CDS encoding tagaturonate reductase gives rise to the protein MKILNRRNANITEPLPIKVVQFGEGNFLRGFVDFVIDKLNKEANFNAGVAVIQPLAVGLVELLNEQDGLYNLFMKGVKQGEEIQEQRTISCVQKGINPYKDYDEYLKLAEEESLEFIISNTTEAGIAYDESDTLEGTPHNSFPAKLTVLLYKRFQHFKGDKAKGLTIIPCELINYNADTLKKIILQYAELWELESDFVNWINNSNSFHNTLVDRIVPGYPKDDIESYQSKLELEDKLIVSAEVFLLWVIEGGEELKAKIPFDQIDENILVVEDMQPYRTRKVRILNGAHTTMVPFSLLFGNETVKETVDHEFTGAFVREAIFNEIIPTLSLPEEELKTFAEEVLDRFRNPFIKHQLASIALNSVSKFKVRVLPSLLAFQTKCNRLPLHLSFAFACLIRFYKGEWNNQNLPINDDESIVTELKRIWELHSYQEISEQALKKEKFWDQDLTQVPGLKDQVAMALELIETKGIEEGYKKFAGK
- a CDS encoding TRAP transporter large permease; its protein translation is MIAEILLLVISFLILLSIGVPVAWSIGISCLLTLAVSIDSLAAFTTMAQRMATGLDSFSLLAIPFFILAGQIMNQGGIAHRLINFAKALIGSMPGGLIYVNVIAAMLFGAISGSAVAAASAIGGILGPPMEKEKYSKEFGAAINVTASTTGLIIPPSNVLIVYSLASGGVSIASLFLAGYIPGILMGLALMLVAAVWIKKKKYPPGEKTSAKKIVTTFLDALPSLLLLVVVIGGIVSGIFTATEASGIAVLYTLILAIIYREINLNKLHKIFLSSVVTTSIVLLLIATSMGMSWVMSFENIPQTVSDALLGLSDNKYVILIIINLLLLFVGTFMDMTPAILIFTPIFLPIMKSLGVDPVHFGMIMVMNLCVGLCTPPVGSVLFIGVGVAKTTIQKVMKPLLPLYIAMAIILLLVTYLPQISLWLPGLFE
- a CDS encoding TRAP transporter small permease — its product is MMKKILDKILGSILVFLMAFIVLAVLWQVFSRYVLQNPSSVTEEIARYLMIWIGILGAAYASGQQEHLAINILPPKLNERNRIRLRIGINILIILFAVSALIIGGGNLVYISYLLGQTSAALNLPLSVVYAVLPISGILIIVYKLNEVFKPKKYLL
- a CDS encoding TRAP transporter substrate-binding protein; this translates as MISTKRKTAVSVLLAFTLVFSACKEERKNQVIRLGHGLDVTHPVHKAMKFMADRVEEKSKGQLKVVIYPSQQLGTERELVELLQIGSLGMTKVSTGVVENFAPELKVFGLPFLFKDREHRFKVLESKIGENLLEASVRNRLKGLTFYDAGSRSFYSTQALNSPADLKGQKIRVMESQTAINMVKYLGGSPTPVSWGELYTALQQGIVDGAENNLPSFYLSYHYEVCKHYMVDEHTALPDELLISTIVWDKLSKQEQKWLKEAAMESSEYEKKIWREAELHALEEIKKAGVKVTYPEKEQFREMVQPMYDEFKKDPQMKKTIEAIQAVK
- a CDS encoding bifunctional 4-hydroxy-2-oxoglutarate aldolase/2-dehydro-3-deoxy-phosphogluconate aldolase; translated protein: MAQYSRIAVAEQMKATGIVPVFYHADVQTCKDILKACYDGGARVFEFTNRGDFAHEVFAELVKYATKELPGMMLGVGSVIDAGTTALYLQLGANFIVSPLINAEMAKNCNRRKVAWMPGCGSVTEINYAEELGAEVVKIFPGSQVGGPSFVKAVKGPLPWSSIMPTGGVSPTEENLKEWFSAGVHCVGIGSKLFQKKEDGSFDLKKIEEKVQEALQIVESLKK
- a CDS encoding alpha-hydroxy acid oxidase; protein product: MAFPFNTEYPSIESLRERAQKRMPRFAFEYLDGGCNENINIKRNTDEIREIQLKPRYLKNYSNSKLETELFGIKYDAPFGISPIGLQGLMWPNAPEILAKASLKHNIPFILSTVTTTSIERASELTEGRAWFQLYHPTEDWLRDDILKRAEAAEVPVLVILCDVPTFGYRPKEIRNGLAMPPQMNFRNVLQVMGKPAWALQTLKHGAPNFATMKKYMDKGMSIKQLGAWMNATFSGRLNEEKIKPLRDLWKGKLVLKGVVSDEDVEEAIRLGFDGIIVSNHGGRQLDAGESTIKPLSNIAEKYKDRITVMMDSGIRSGPDIARVMSSGADFSFLGRSFMYGVGALGDQGGDHTIAMLKMQLQQVLEQVCCEKVTDLPKYLVKE
- a CDS encoding sugar kinase, yielding MKNSKQHKKIVSFGEVLMRLSPAENRKLPQAKTMDFYFGGTEMNVAASLAYFGEKTQQVTNVSKDLVGDAAIAAMRQFGIDVSAVNKVDHPLGIYFLEVGSGLRASKIAYNRLHGSFANITPESVNWEEVLEGAGFLHWTGISPAISEGAYQTLKEGLQVAREKGIAVTADPAYRSNLWKYGKDGHEILKELVGMSTIFVGGVNEINEILKTDFDFSKEGFIEASKALLEACPSIEKVFDKIRDGVSASWQKIYGRAWTGSEYIETQQLEITNVVDRIGTGDAYAAGLIYGLIHFDDQQALNFANAACALKHTILGDANLVSPEEVLEVIEGSTGGRIKR
- the uxaC gene encoding glucuronate isomerase, producing the protein MSTKTFITDNFLLENKYAEELYHQYAKNQPIIDYHNHLTPAQIEADTQFENISRVWLNGDHYKWRAMRTLGVNEKYITGDASDQEKFEAWGKTVPHTLRNPLYHWTHLELKRYFGIDELLNENNASTIYKNVNAQLQQQENSCRGLLKQMNVETLCTTEDPTDDLKHHQSIKQQNIGIKVSTAFRPDKSILIDAEGYTDYLQELGKVAEVDIQSFQDLKDALQKRIEYFDENGCKLCDHGLNAMSFAEFTEAEINTIFKNKLSGKEISVTDAEKFKTAILLFLSESYHQFGWVQQFHLGALRNNNKRMLAQLGPDTGWDSIGDYSQAEKLSRFLNTLDGKDKLTKTILYNLNPADNEVFATMIGNFNDGSVKGKVQWGSGWWFLDQKDGMEKQMNALSNMGLISCFIGMLTDSRSFLSFPRHEYFRRVLCNLFGKEMDSSELPQDMDLVGSAIANICYGNAKDYFNF